A genomic window from Candidatus Ancaeobacter aquaticus includes:
- a CDS encoding ABC transporter permease has product MKNIFTGLLGFFGRKIISFLRHVTSITQLTVESFYWIIFGPFRKKPVKRSHIVTQMIDTGVHSLVIVIVISFFVGLTMAMLLAYQLRQFGSESLISSFTAIAFTRELGPLMTAIVISGRVGASFTAELGTMKVSEEIMALETSAINPVRYLISPRLLAMIIMVPCLVVISDVMGMIGGFVIGKFQLGIESAYYIDKSLMALQLKDIVTGMVKSVAFAIIICMVGCYYGFIVEGGAEGVGKYTTVSVVCSLITVVAADCFFTALFYFVFI; this is encoded by the coding sequence GTGAAAAACATCTTTACGGGATTACTTGGTTTTTTTGGCCGAAAGATTATTAGTTTCTTAAGGCATGTTACCAGCATTACCCAGCTTACCGTAGAATCATTCTATTGGATTATTTTTGGGCCATTCAGAAAAAAACCTGTTAAGCGCAGTCATATAGTCACTCAAATGATTGATACAGGGGTTCATTCTCTGGTTATTGTGATCGTTATATCATTCTTTGTTGGTCTTACCATGGCGATGCTTCTAGCATATCAGCTGCGCCAGTTCGGCAGTGAAAGCTTAATATCAAGTTTTACCGCTATAGCGTTTACACGCGAGCTCGGTCCTTTGATGACCGCTATTGTTATTTCCGGCCGTGTGGGAGCGTCATTTACCGCTGAGCTTGGTACTATGAAGGTATCTGAAGAAATCATGGCGCTTGAAACTTCGGCGATCAATCCTGTACGTTATCTCATCTCTCCACGACTTTTAGCAATGATCATTATGGTGCCGTGTCTGGTGGTTATATCCGATGTGATGGGTATGATAGGCGGATTTGTTATTGGAAAATTTCAGCTTGGCATTGAATCAGCGTATTATATCGATAAGTCACTTATGGCTTTACAGCTTAAAGATATTGTTACCGGAATGGTTAAGAGCGTTGCATTTGCGATCATTATCTGCATGGTCGGCTGTTACTATGGGTTTATTGTTGAGGGTGGAGCTGAAGGGGTTGGAAAATATACGACGGTATCGGTGGTGTGTTCACTCATAACCGTTGTTGCTGCGGATTGCTTTTTTACCGCATTATTTTATTTTGTGTTTATTTAG
- a CDS encoding STAS domain-containing protein, whose protein sequence is MITLNVREENGWNIVTVDGQIDLYSSPDIRKELLSQAKTKKVKIVVDLSKVSYIDSSGVATLIEAMQKLKKVDGEIALVGLSESVKHVFEIARLESVFAIYKDIADLFSKRS, encoded by the coding sequence ATGATTACATTGAATGTGCGAGAAGAAAATGGATGGAATATAGTTACTGTTGACGGACAGATAGATCTGTATTCGTCTCCTGACATCAGAAAAGAATTGTTGTCTCAGGCTAAGACCAAAAAGGTTAAAATCGTAGTTGATTTATCTAAAGTCAGTTATATTGACAGTTCGGGTGTTGCGACACTTATTGAAGCGATGCAGAAACTGAAAAAAGTAGATGGAGAGATTGCGTTAGTGGGACTATCAGAGTCTGTGAAGCATGTATTTGAGATAGCACGTCTCGAATCTGTTTTTGCTATATATAAAGATATAGCAGACCTCTTCAGTAAAAGATCATAA
- a CDS encoding ATP-binding protein: protein MKKPTGTIELTVPSHPQYLCVTRAAIFQIAYTMHFEEKVITCIALAVEEAFTNIIKYSYKNNYSQKVIIKLNVYTDRLEIVIKDFGDKVDVKKIKSRKLKDVRPGGLGVHFIKKFMDEVEYDVTPDVGTELKLVKYTEKKEKPLAVKNKKKSD from the coding sequence ATGAAAAAACCGACTGGGACAATTGAACTTACCGTACCGAGCCATCCTCAATACTTGTGCGTGACACGTGCGGCGATATTTCAGATTGCATACACCATGCATTTTGAAGAAAAAGTTATTACCTGTATTGCGCTTGCAGTAGAAGAGGCGTTTACTAATATTATTAAATACAGCTATAAGAATAATTATTCTCAAAAAGTAATAATCAAACTCAATGTCTATACGGACAGATTAGAGATTGTTATTAAAGATTTTGGCGACAAGGTTGATGTTAAGAAAATAAAATCAAGAAAACTGAAAGATGTGCGGCCAGGAGGACTAGGAGTACACTTTATAAAGAAGTTTATGGATGAGGTAGAGTATGATGTTACTCCTGATGTGGGAACAGAGCTCAAACTGGTGAAATATACAGAGAAAAAAGAGAAGCCGTTAGCTGTAAAAAATAAAAAGAAATCAGATTGA